The proteins below come from a single Triticum aestivum cultivar Chinese Spring chromosome 5D, IWGSC CS RefSeq v2.1, whole genome shotgun sequence genomic window:
- the LOC780618 gene encoding L-type lectin-domain containing receptor kinase IX.1, producing MRHRLLLLLVFLLPHETLSGTTAAASCNRWCGGTKVPYPFGFSDGCPIALSCDANTSTPILPYRGDNGTSPYHVVFFNSTASSFVVSLPPSCARSVSDVRKALSGRSYDVSFRTVLILRGGCRGSSDAAAGAGCSVPASAVSRLLRTAQCGRNDTSTEVACVASAAPNATVARAVSLFWEKVEEQKCDDVLTSAVFMNTAEGTVSPEFKTAELGWWVNGTCAGGEAGGQCTPKAATCSDMDTPSGESGYRCACMAGSYGDGYAAGDGCNVDPTWAKLIVGAALVTWALVVLILAICIISCICLCLCCHRRRRSNTKKTKQSLKALTTLFRGELVDGELDQGLSGPRRFSFEELAAATDNFSNDRALGRGGFGSVYRGFMSDMNREVAVKKVSETSHQGWKEFLSEVRIISRLRHRNLVQLIGWCHGGDELLLVYELMHNGSLDTHLYRSDYVLTWPVRYEIVLGIGSALLYLHQDTEQRVVHRDIKPSNIMLDASFTAKLGDFGLARLINDGQISYMTDTAGTMGYIDPESVLAGTASVESDVYSFGVLLLEVACGRRPALVQEDGGAVHLVSWVWDLYSGGSIRAAADERLRGEFDGAEMEGVMVVGLWCAHPDRGMRPSIRQAMNVLRFEAPLPSLPAKMPVATYGPPTNPLTSGTLVLSSSISGR from the exons ATGCGCCACCGCTTGCTCCTCCTGCTCGTCTTCTTGCTTCCCCATGAAACCCTCTCCGGCACAACGGCCGCCGCCTCGTGTAACCGCTGGTGCGGCGGCACCAAGGTCCCCTACCCCTTCGGCTTCTCCGACGGCTGCCCCATCGCCCTGTCCTGCGACGCCAACACCTCCACGCCGATCCTCCCATACAGAGGCGACAACGGCACATCCCCGTACCATGTCGTGTTCTTCAACTCCACCGCATCCTCCTTCGTCGTCTCTCTCCCGCCGTCGTGCGCACGCAGCGTCTCCGACGTCAGGAAGGCGCTCTCCGGCCGCAGCTACGACGTCTCTTTCCGCACCGTTCTGATCCTCCGTGGTGGCTGCCGCGGCAGCAGCGACGCAGCGGCCGGCGCCGGGTGTAGCGTGCCGGCGTCTGCCGTGTCCAGGCTGCTCCGAACGGCGCAGTGCGGCAGGAACGACACCTCCACCGAGGTCGCGTGCGTTGCTTCTGCTGCGCCGAACGCCACGGTGGCGAGGGCGGTGTCTCTGTTCTGGGAGAAGGTCGAGGAGCAAAAGTGTGACGACGTGCTGACCTCCGCTGTATTCATGAACACGGCGGAGGGGACGGTGTCGCCGGAGTTTAAGACGGCGGAGTTGGGGTGGTGGGTCAATGGCACGTGTGCCGGCGGTGAGGCTGGCGGCCAGTGTACGCCGAAGGCCGCGACGTGCTCCGACATGGATACACCGAGCGGGGAGAGCGGGTACCGATGCGCGTGCATGGCGGGGTCCTACGGCGACGGGTACGCGGCTGGAGATGGATGCAACGTCG ATCCAACATGGGCAAAGTTGATCGTCGGGGCCGCGTTGGTAACATGGGCTTTGGTCGTGCTCATACTTGCTATCTGCATAATTTCTTGTATCTGTCTCTGCCTCTGCTGTCACCGTCGAAGGCGCAGTAACACGAAGAAAACCAAACAATCGTTGAAAGCGTTGACAACACTATTTCGCGGCGAACTTGTCGATGGCGAGCTCGACCAAGGACTCTCTGGGCCCCGACGATTTTCTTTCGAGGAGCTCGCTGCAGCGACGGATAACTTCTCCAATGACAGGGCGCTCGGGAGAGGAGGCTTTGGGTCTGTGTACCGAGGGTTTATGAGTGACATGAACCGCGAAGTGGCTGTCAAGAAGGTGTCAGAGACATCTCATCAGGGCTGGAAGGAGTTCCTCTCGGAGGTGCGGATCATTAGTCGGCTGAGGCACCGCAACCTCGTGCAGCTCATCggctggtgccatggcggcgatgAGCTCCTCCTTGTCTACGAGCTAATGCACAATGGCAGCCTCGACACTCATTTGTACAGATCCGACTACGTGCTGACATGGCCTGTTAG GTACGAGATAGTGCTCGGCATAGGTTCCGCACTTCTGTACTTGCATCAAGACACGGAGCAGCGTGTGGTGCACAGGGACATCAAGCCAAGCAACATCATGCTAGATGCCTCCTTCACCGCCAAGCTCGGCGACTTCGGGCTCGCGCGGCTCATCAATGATGGCCAGATATCGTACATGACTGACACAGCCGGCACAATGGGGTACATCGACCCGGAGAGCGTGCTGGCCGGCACAGCGAGCGTCGAGTCGGATGTGTACAGCTTCGGGGTCCTCCTCCTCGAGGTCGCATGTGGTCGGCGGCCAGCTCTAGTCCAGGAAGACGGTGGTGCCGTCCACCTGGTGTCATGGGTGTGGGACTTGTACAGCGGAGGATCAATCCGTGCCGCCGCCGACGAGCGGCTTAGGGGGGAGTTTGACGGTGCGGAGATGGAGGGTGTTATGGTCGTGGGGCTCTGGTGTGCGCACCCTGACCGTGGCATGCGGCCATCCATCAGGCAAGCGATGAACGTGCTGCGGTTCGAAGCGCCATTGCCGAGCCTCCCGGCAAAGATGCCGGTGGCGACCTATGGGCCGCCGACTAATCCTTTGACTTCAGGAACTTTGGTGCTGAGCAGCAGCATCAGTGGCCGGTGA